The segment GTTTCACAATAGTCACGGACAGTGGTCCCTTTTTTCTCCGCTTCCAGGCAATGAATGATCGGAGCCGATTCGCTATGGAGTGCCAAAATCCGGTTTAACCCGGCAATCCTCTTCATGCCGCGATACAGGGTGAGATCATCCACCGCTTCAAACTCAGGGGTTCCCGTCGGGGAAAGAAACGCCTTAAATCCGATCACACCATGATTCGCCAGGCCCTCCAGCTCTTCCTCGTTACCCGGAACGAGGGCTCCCCACAGTGCGAAGTCGACCCGGGATTCGCTGCCACCCCTGTTCGCCTTATCCAACAGAGCAGCCACATCGACCGTCGACGGGATATTGTTCAAGGGCATATCAAAATATGTCGTACATCCCCCTGCGGCCAGCAAGCCGGATCCATGGCGAAAGCCTTCCCAATCCTCACGGCCCGGCTCATTGAAATGGACATGAGCATCGATCATCCCCGGCAATACATATTGACCCGACGCATCGAGCACGTTCTCTCCGTCACCCGAAATCTGCTCCGCCAATTCCACGATCATCCCATTTTTGACGGCGATGTCCAAGTTGCGGACTTCATCAAGCAATACCACGTTACCGCCTTTGATCACCAGATCATACTTCCCTGCCACAGGCATCACCTCATCATCGTCGATCCCGGGTATCCTCAGATGTGAAAACAGAAGAAAGGCGGATATGGGCCGTTAACAACTCCGCCTTTCTCACACAGGTTGCGGTGCCAAGAAGTGATCACCGAGCATTCTTTCGGAGTAAATCATAAAGAGTCAGAGCAACAATCTGGGTCGCTTTGACCAAATCATCCACCCTTACGTGCTCATCGGCACGGTGACCGTTGGCTTCCAGCAACGTCCGTGGTCCGGCACCGAACAGAACAGTGGGGATGCCGGCTTCGGCGAACAGTCTGCCGTCTGTATAGAGAGGGATCCCGTCAATCTCCACTTCGTCCTTCTTCATAACCTCCTTCCAATTGGCGGCGAGGGTTTGAACCAGCGGGGAATCCTCCGGCGTGGGTCCAAAGTTTTTGGCCAGCAGAACTTGGCGGATCTCCACCCGGATCCCTTCGTACTCCCCGGCCTTCCTCTCCACGAGACGGCGGATTTCGGTTTCCACCTTGCCGGCATCCTCTTCGGGGATCAACCGGCGGTCGATCCGGATCGTGCACTCATCGGGAACCACATTGGTGTTAATTCCTCCCGTGATCAGGCCCACCGTGATGGCGGGTGAGTCAATCCCCGGGACGTTGGAGTGGATTTCCTTCAACGTATCGCGGTATTCGTAGATGGCCTGCAATACACCGGTCATCGCCTCCAGCGCGTCATGTCCCGTATGGGGGGCGGCGGCGTGTGCGGATTTCCCCTTCAATTTAATCTCCAGGTGAAGGCAGCCATTGTGTGCATTGACGATGGAATAGGAAAAGCCTGCAGAGATGGCCAGATCGGGATCGATGTGACCTTGATCCAGCAGCCATTTGGGTCCGAGCAGACCACCGACTTCTTCATCGAAAGTATAGGCCAAGGTCACTTTGCCGGACAGCTGATCCGCAAATGGGCGCAAAGCCATGGTTGCAAAGGTATAGGTGGCGATGTCCGATTTTGAAACAGCCGCACCGCGCCCGTAAAGTTTTCCGTCCACAATCTTGCCGCCATAGGGATCATAGGTCCACCCACTCCCCGGTGCCACTACATCACCATGGGAATTTAACACGATGTCCGGGCCCTCGCCGTTGCCAAAACCGGTTTTGGATACGACATTGGCCACCCGGATCATGCCCTTTTCCTTTACTTTTTCCGGCTCCACCTCCAGCAGCGAAACATCTTCAAACTGAAAATCCTGCAACCGTTTTTGCGTGTGTTCGGCGATCTCATAGCAATCCCCGGGCGGGTTATCCGACGGAATGGCCACAAGTTCCTGAAGAAACTGAACCAGGTTCTCTCTTTCCGATTCAATCCACTCCATGATCCCCCGCTTTTCCGTGCTCAATTGAGCCGTATCCATCCCCCATCTCTCCTTTTCAAAACTTTTCAGGATACTAACTGCAGCGTCACATCCAATAAAATGGCCGCCCCTGTTTTCATATCTTCCGGAGTCACCGCTTCATCGGGGTGATGGCTTATACCGCCTTTAC is part of the Kroppenstedtia eburnea genome and harbors:
- a CDS encoding ArgE/DapE family deacylase, which translates into the protein MDTAQLSTEKRGIMEWIESERENLVQFLQELVAIPSDNPPGDCYEIAEHTQKRLQDFQFEDVSLLEVEPEKVKEKGMIRVANVVSKTGFGNGEGPDIVLNSHGDVVAPGSGWTYDPYGGKIVDGKLYGRGAAVSKSDIATYTFATMALRPFADQLSGKVTLAYTFDEEVGGLLGPKWLLDQGHIDPDLAISAGFSYSIVNAHNGCLHLEIKLKGKSAHAAAPHTGHDALEAMTGVLQAIYEYRDTLKEIHSNVPGIDSPAITVGLITGGINTNVVPDECTIRIDRRLIPEEDAGKVETEIRRLVERKAGEYEGIRVEIRQVLLAKNFGPTPEDSPLVQTLAANWKEVMKKDEVEIDGIPLYTDGRLFAEAGIPTVLFGAGPRTLLEANGHRADEHVRVDDLVKATQIVALTLYDLLRKNAR